In the genome of Balneolaceae bacterium, the window TGAACGGTTGACCACGCATCCATTACTACAGCTCCTAGAAGGACGGTCAGCCTTTGAAGTTCATCGAAACTATACATTGGCGCTTCAGAATGCCGGTTTCGAAATTGCCTATGAATGCATCGACAATGATAACGAATGTAAGAAAATAGGTAGAGATATTCCGCTTGCCGGGTTTTTTACGAACCGTTATAGTAGTCATCATCACTACTCGTTAGCCAGGCTTACTAATTCGTCGGGCGATATCTATGCAGCGGTGTTTACAGCACGGAGGCATGGTAACCGTACCTTGCTCATCGTCTTGGAGGAACAGCCGATGGAGACCGGCAAGGTCCAGGTTGATATAGATGCCGAAGCGATGGCAAGAGATATTGATGAAAAAGAGATGGAAGACACCCCGGAAGATGTGGAAGGTAGCGAAGATCATCCGATGATTTCGCGGTATGAGGGTTCCTACATAACCGATTATGAACAATTTTCATATGACCGGCAGCAGTTGGTTACAGGAATGGAGAATGAGGATTTTGAAAGAACCTCATTTGAAGGTGAGGTTACCCGCATCCATTACACAGCTCCTGAAGGACGGTCAGCCCTTGAGGTTCATCAAAACTATACATTAGCGCTTCAGGATGCCGGTTTTGAAATGGTCTATGAATGCATTGGAGATGATTCTATATGCCAAGAAATCATTGAAACAAATGCCTTTAACAGGGGGAGTGATCTTAACTACTCGCTTGCAAGACTTACCGGTTCGGCGGGGGATATCTATGCAGCGGTTCACACCGCACGGAGGCATGATGAAACCCGCAGCGTGCTACTAATTGTGGAGGAAAAGTCGATGGAATCTGGCAAAGTGCAGGTTGATATAGATGCCGAAGCGATGGCAAGAGATATTGATGATGCAGGCCGTGTGATGCTTTACGGAATTCATTTTGATACAGGGAGAAGCAAACATCAAACCGGAATCCGAATCCACGCTTGCAGAAATTGCAGAACTGATGAATAATCAACCTGATCTAAATCTTGGAGTTGTTGGCCATACGGATACGGTAGGTGGTTTGGAATTCAATATGAATCTTTCGGAACGCCGGGCTTCGGCAGTTGTGGAATATCTGACATCTGAACATAATATTTCAGAAACCAGGCTGACTTCTCATGGCGTAGGTTTTCTTGCCCCAGAAGCTACCAATGAAACGGAAGAGGGACGTGCTCTAACGCAGGTAGAGCGATCAGTTGCCGAATACGTCGAAGTGCCCACGAGGTATCAACTTATAATCCAATTTTTTTAAAATCTATGCACTTATTGTGAAGTGTCCCCTTGAGGGGCAATGGATGATCAATCTCCCCTCAGGGAGTAGGCTTTGCCGGGAGGGTGTAAACTTCAGAACAAGACTTTGTATCAAACGATCGTCATCCCCAGTATTTGCTTCCCCTTCGAAGGGAAGCTTGAACCACTTATGATTAAAATTTTGTTTTTAGATAGAGGTATTGGAAAGGTTTTTCAGAGGGTTTGCATAATCACAGAGCTATTTTTCCCGAACACTCGGGATGTTAACTCCTCATTGCCCCAAAAGAGATCTCAAGAGGCGTTCAAACAGACGTTATTTTGAGCCTTTCGTCAAGCTCAAGATAAACGCAGCGGAGCAGCCTGTCCCGAACCATCCTATCGTATGGACACAAGATTGGAATAGAAAAGGAGATCCTTCCTCATCCCGCCTTGTTTTCTTGCTAAAATGCTTTCTGGCCTGAGCCACTAA includes:
- a CDS encoding OmpA family protein, with translation MNNQPDLNLGVVGHTDTVGGLEFNMNLSERRASAVVEYLTSEHNISETRLTSHGVGFLAPEATNETEEGRALTQVERSVAEYVEVPTRYQLIIQFF